A section of the Salmo salar chromosome ssa05, Ssal_v3.1, whole genome shotgun sequence genome encodes:
- the LOC106604103 gene encoding vacuolar ATPase assembly integral membrane protein vma21: MEGYAKTPLSNTYAGAPDFRGNDSSLVSALKTLLFFTILMVTLPIGLYFASKAYIFEGSLQMSNSDSYFYAAIVAVLAVHVVLALFVYVAWNEGSTKDKGKHD; this comes from the exons ATGGAAGGATATGCCAAAACACCTCTTAGCAACACGTATGCTGGTGCCCCAGATTTCAGAGG GAATGACAGTTCTCTGGTGTCTGCTCTGAAAACTCTTCTCTTCTTCACCATCCTGATGGTCACCCTGCCCATAGGACTGTACTTCGCATCAAAGGCATACATCTTTGAAG gttccCTACAGATGTCTAACTCAGACAGTTATTTCTATGCTGCCATCGTAGCTGTGCTGGCCGTACATGTGGTCCTGGCTCTGTTTGTCTACGTGGCCTGGAACGAGGGATCCACCAAGGACAAGGGAAAACACGACTAA